A stretch of DNA from Granulicella pectinivorans:
GGGGCATTGAGCCCCGTCCCTTCGTCCTTTGAGTCAAACGGAAACGTTTCACGGTTTGAGGAGCTTTCCACCCTCTGCCGCACGGAGCAGCATATGGTCACCAGCGAAAAAGAGATGGTTCGCCCGCTGATTGAGGGCACCAAGGCCCCCGAGCGCGATACCGTTCTCCAGCCCACCTATGAAGATTCCGTCCCACCGGACCCCGAAGAATACTGGGACGACCAGGACTAAGCCATGACGCAAGATGAAGCGAAGAAGCTCGTCGGCCTGCGCGCCGCCGAATTTGTCGAAGAGGGCATGGCCGTCGGACTCGGCACCGGAACCACCTCCGTGCAGTTCATCCATGCGCTCGGCGAGCGGGTGAGGGGCGGTCTGAAGATCAGCTGTGTGGCATCCTCGGAGTCGAGCCACAAGCTGGCGGCGTCTCTGGGCATCCCCGTGACGACCCTCCCGGAGCTTCCGGAGCTGGACCTTTATATTGATGGAGCCGATGAAGTTGCTCCCGGACTGGCGCTGATCAAGGGCGGCGGCGGGGCTCTGCTTCGCGAGAAGATCGTGGCGAGCGCTGCGAAGAAGTTCATCGTGGTGGCGGATTCGACCAAGATCGTCGAGCATTTAGGCAGGTTTCCTTTGCCGATCGAGGTCATCCAGATGGCGATGCCCCTGGTGGTTCGGAAGCTGGCGGCAATTGGTCTCGAAGGCAAGCTGCGGCACACCAAAGAAGGCAACATTCGCATGACGGACGAGGGGAACTACATCCTCGACTGTGCGTGCGGCGAGATCCCCGATCCCGAAAGGCTGGCGGCACAGATTCGTTCCATCGTCGGCGTCGTGGAGCACGGCCTCTTCCTGAACATGGCAGCCTTCGCGCTGATTGCCGGTGAAGACGGCGTCCGCGAACTCCATCCTTAAGCCAATCCGAAAGCGATCAACCTCCCATGAGCAACG
This window harbors:
- the rpiA gene encoding ribose-5-phosphate isomerase RpiA — its product is MTQDEAKKLVGLRAAEFVEEGMAVGLGTGTTSVQFIHALGERVRGGLKISCVASSESSHKLAASLGIPVTTLPELPELDLYIDGADEVAPGLALIKGGGGALLREKIVASAAKKFIVVADSTKIVEHLGRFPLPIEVIQMAMPLVVRKLAAIGLEGKLRHTKEGNIRMTDEGNYILDCACGEIPDPERLAAQIRSIVGVVEHGLFLNMAAFALIAGEDGVRELHP